From Epinephelus lanceolatus isolate andai-2023 chromosome 2, ASM4190304v1, whole genome shotgun sequence, one genomic window encodes:
- the terfa gene encoding telomeric repeat binding factor a, giving the protein MAASDVQDIVNRWILDYYFALAIELFRNQQYAEFCAIREVLEGVLVRPLESSDVTPTKIHVLQFLSRINDGEKLDLIFEPDHSVTPLESALMLLEKMNQQCSVPGQNFENACTSLKEMMVWMFIKNDQFDRAEEVLKKHFPRPMIGKKAIFMGLIRKKSKTHEVTEQLDFQQFKEEMLTFCQSLCPFSVPFLLKAAKQLSEKRLQQQDDEAARPDEQDETGPDEQDEAGPSSSPAVAVQSKLTPCKHRTIPRARLEAAYKALAAGSNERTFAELEEEVEVEEQSKKEFSLHLSQTPAKGTDQDTEQDGLFQRDSGSPMEASPADQPPQTDAVPPTQAGSDSRCCPVLKNRRPYTVARLVVEPDSQGSSHCSAASQELEIDVRTDEPPQSPAIANKKDPQSLGTDTEVTTHVQKASTTLAELSADGEEDAPVSVANRDISEGKSQNQSNSSRCRNSKSHQSSSDSEEDPLESLAPRKTPVRKPRKRLAKDPHSKDPDATCVTESSLESSPTLFPLRSPVPVPQTSSTPHKDSAQDKDPSGLKWRQLFNAAKETKDTWSDEESYFTSKQKASGSHNESTMSNSGNRKRRWTESETNKLKEGVKRFGEGNWSKIKSYYTFNDRTNVNLKDRWRTMKKLKLV; this is encoded by the exons ATGGCGGCAAGCGATGTTCAAGACATTGTTAACCGCTGGATACTTGACTATTATTTCGCTTTGGCAATAGAGCTGTTTAGAAACCAACAATATGCGGAATTTTGTGCCATAAGAGAGGTACTTGAAG GAGTCTTGGTCCGTCCTTTGGAGTCCTCTGATGTCACGCCAACAAAGATTCATGTATTGCAGTTTCTCTCCCGAATAAATGATGGGGAAAAACTTG ACCTGATATTTGAGCCTGACCACTCAGTAACTCCTCTGGAATCAGCCTTAATGTTGCTGGAAAAAATGAACCAGCAATGCAGTGTGCCTGGGCAGAATTTCGAGAATGCATGTACTTCACTTAAAGAGATG ATGGTGTGGATGTTCATTAAGAACGATCAGTTCGACAGAGCAGAAGAGgtgctgaaaaaacactttcCCAGACCAATGATCGGCAAG AAAGCTATATTCATGGGTCTCATCAGGAAGAAGAGTAAAACACATGAAGTCACCGAGCAACTCGACTTCCAGCAGTTCAAGGAGGAGATGTTGACCTTTTGCCAGAGCCTCTGCCCATTTAGTGTTCCCTTTCTTCTCAAG GCTGCAAAACAGCTTTCTGAGAAAAGACTTCAACAGCAAGACGACGAGGCGGCTAGACCTGATGAGCAAGACGAAACTGGACCCGATGAGCAAGATGAAGCAGGCCCGTCCTCTAGTCCAGCAGTTGCTGTCCAGTCAAAGTTAACACCATG TAAGCACAGAACAATCCCGAGGGCCAGGCTGGAGGCGGCCTACAAGGCTTTGGCTGCAGGTTCAAATGAGAGAACATTTGCTGAGCtggaggaagaggtggaggtAGAGGAGCAGTCAAAAAAAGAATTTTCCCTGCACCTTTCACAAACTCCCGCGAAGGGCACCGATCAGGACACAGAGCAGGATGGGCTGTTTCAGAGAGACTCAGGCAGCCCCATGGAGGCCTCCCCAGCAGACCAACCACCACAAACAGACGCTGTTCCTCCAACACAGGCAGGTTCAGACTCAAGGTGCTGCCCAGTGCTGAAGAACAGGCGGCCTTACACTGTGGCAAGACTGGTGGTCGAGCCGGACAGCCAGGGGAGCTCGCATTGCTCAGCAGCTTCACAGGAACTGGAGATTGATGTCAGAACAGACGAGCCACCACAGTCACCGGCTATAGCTAATAAAAAAGACCCACAGAGCCTAGGAACAGACACTGAGGTTACCACACACGTGCAGAA AGCGTCAACTACTTTGGCAGAGTTGTCCGCAGACGGTGAGGAGGATGCCCCTGTCTCTGTGGCCAACAGGGACATTTCTGAGGGGAAAAGCCAGAACCAGTCCAACAGCTCACGCTGCAG AAACTCCAAGTCACACCAGTCGTCATCAGACAGTGAGGAAGACCCACTGGAATCACTGGCTCCCCGCAAAACTCCAGTGCGGAAACCTCGCAAACGACTGGCCAAGGATCCTCACAGCAA AGATCCAGATGCCACATGTGTGACAGAATCTTCATTGGAGAGCTCGCCCACTCTGTTCCCTCTTCGCTCGCCTGTTCCTGTCCCTCAAACAAGCTCCACTCCTCACAAGGACTCTGCACAAGACAAAGATCCTTCAGGTTTAAAATG GAGACAGCTGTTCAATGCTGCCAAGGAGACTAAGGATACATGGAGCGATGAAGAGTCATATTTCACTTCGAAACAGAAAGCAAGCG GGTCGCACAATGAGAGCACCATGTCAAATTCAGGCAACAGGAAGAGG AGGTGGACTGAGAGTGAGACAAACAAGCTGAAGGAAGGGGTCAAAAGATTCGGAGAGGGCAACTGGAGCAAGATCAAGTCATATTACACCTTCAACGATCGAACAAACGTCAACCTTAAGGACAGATGGAGAACCATGAAGAAGTTAAAACTGGTCTGA
- the nip7 gene encoding 60S ribosome subunit biogenesis protein NIP7 homolog → MRPLTDEETKTMFEKLSKYIGENIKLLVDRPDGTYCFRLHNDRVYYMSEKILKLATNISRDKLVSVGTCFGKFTKTIKFRLHITALDFLAPYAKYKVWVKPGAEQSFLYGNHVLKSGLGRITENTAQYQGVVVYSMADVPLGFGVAAKSTQECRRVDPMSIVVFHQADVGEFIRNEDTLT, encoded by the exons ATGAGGCCACTAACAGACGAAGAGACAAAAACGATGTTTGAGAAACTGTCAAAATA CATTGGTGAGAACATAAAACTTCTAGTGGACCGGCCTGACGGCACCTACTGCTTCAGGCTACACAATGACCGTGTGTACTACATgag TGAGAAAATTCTGAAGCTGGCCACAAACATATCCCGGGACAAGCTCGTGTCAGTGGGAACATGTTTTGGAAAGTTCACAAAGACCATTAAATTCCGCCTGCACATCACAGCTCTGGATTTCCTGGCGCCCTATGCAAAG TACAAGGTGTGGGTGAAACCTGGAGCAGAGCAGTCTTTCCTTTACGGAAACCATGTGTTAAAGTCTGGGCTTGGAAGAATCACAGAGAACACTGCGCAGTACCAGGGAGTTGTAGTCTACTCCATGGCGGATGTCCCCCTG GGTTTTGGAGTGGCAGCCAAGTCCACCCAAGAGTGTCGGCGAGTGGACCCCATGTCCATTGTCGTGTTCCACCAGGCCGATGTAGGAGAGTTCATCAGGAATGAAGACACTTTAACATAA